The Paenibacillus sp. 481 DNA window ATTCGATTAAGTTATTTGCCATATCGTTTCTCCTACCTCTTCATTTTCGGATCAAGTGCATCACGCAAAGCATCGCCGATAATGTTAATAGATACTACAGTTAAGAAAATACATACTCCTGGTGGTACCCATAACCACGGACGTGTCTTAAAATCATACATGTTATTCGCCGCTGAAATCATGTTACCCCACGATGGAGTAGGTGGAACAACACCTAAACCCAAGTAGCTCAATACGGATTCGGACAAAATGGAGCCACCGACAAGCAATGTACCTACAACGATAATAAGTGGGAACGTGTTTGGCAGCAAATGCTTGAAAATTTTGCGGCTATCACGAATACCTAGTACTTCTGCTGCTTGCATAAACTCTTGCTCACGCAACATCAAGATTTGTCCGCGTATAAGGCGGGCAAGACTCGGCCACGATAGCAGCCCGAGCAAAAACATAACGATGTAAATACGTTGGTCTGGTGGAACTTTTAAATCCGATAACAAGGCACCTAATATAATTAGAAGTGGTAGCGATGGTATAGACATCATGATATCTGTAAATCTCATTACAATTGTGTCTACCCAGCCTTTATAAAATCCTGATATCGCTCCCAAAATACTCCCGATACTTACAGCTACGACCATCGCTACTAGACCAACAAGCAAAGATACTTGTCCAGCTAGCATAACTCGTAGGAAGATGTCGCGTCCTAGCGCATCTGTCCCCATCCAATGATCCATACTTGGCGCTTTATATCGATTAGCAATGTTTCTCGTTTCTAGGTCATAGGGCGACAAGCTCGGACCGATAAAACAAACGATGAACATCAAAGTAAGAACAATAAATCCACCCATTGCGAATTTATTCTTACGCACTTGCTTAAAAGCCAACCTCCATGGGGAAGCAGGTTTCGTTTGCGGCACCTTAGCACCTGCTGTAATTGGATTAGCTACAGTTTGCGACACACTAAACTCCCCTTTCTATTTCAAGCGTACGCGCGGATCTGCAACGCGGTACAACAAGTCTGCAATGTAGTTACCAAACACGGTCAAGAGAGCAATAAACATTGTATAACCCATCGCTAAGAAGTAATCACGCGTGTTTATCGCAGCCAAGTTAATTTGACCAATGCCCGGCCAGTTGAAGATTTTCTCTGTGATCATCGCACCTGCAAACAATCCCGGCAGTTCAATACCAAGAAGCGTAATTGCAGGCAGCATTGCATTGCGAAGTGCGTGTTTGAAAATAACTTTCCACTCTGACAATCCTTTTGCTCTTGCTGTACGAATATAGTCTTGGCGAATTACTTCCAGCATGCTCGTTCTGAAATAGCGTGTAAGACTTCCCACATTAAGCGCTGTTAATACAATAACAGGAAGCATAAGGTGATGTGTCAAATCTACAAATTTCCCCCATCCTGTAGCCTCGGAACCTGATGTATACATTCCGCCGATCGGGAAGATGGTATTGTCTACGGCCAATAATTTTATCGCAAACAATCCGACGAAAAATGATGGTAATGACATTAGTGCAAATACGATAAAGGTAACAGCCCCATCAAAGAAGGAATACTGCTTAATCGCTGTGAACACCCCAACTACTATGGCTATGGCCCAACTGAGAACTAATACGATGGCTGCAATCATAAACGAATTCCACATGTAACGGTCAAGGACAGTCGTCACATCTTGTTTATGCTGCAAGGACATACCCAAGTCACCTTTTAAAGTATTCGTAGCCCAAATAACGTAACGCTCAGGCAATGGCTTGTTTAAGCCATGCAA harbors:
- a CDS encoding ABC transporter permease; protein product: MTQYALRRLLQLIPTLIGISIVLFTVFALAPGNFIDANPTISKERAEELKELHGLNKPLPERYVIWATNTLKGDLGMSLQHKQDVTTVLDRYMWNSFMIAAIVLVLSWAIAIVVGVFTAIKQYSFFDGAVTFIVFALMSLPSFFVGLFAIKLLAVDNTIFPIGGMYTSGSEATGWGKFVDLTHHLMLPVIVLTALNVGSLTRYFRTSMLEVIRQDYIRTARAKGLSEWKVIFKHALRNAMLPAITLLGIELPGLFAGAMITEKIFNWPGIGQINLAAINTRDYFLAMGYTMFIALLTVFGNYIADLLYRVADPRVRLK
- the opp4C gene encoding oligopeptide ABC transporter permease — protein: MSQTVANPITAGAKVPQTKPASPWRLAFKQVRKNKFAMGGFIVLTLMFIVCFIGPSLSPYDLETRNIANRYKAPSMDHWMGTDALGRDIFLRVMLAGQVSLLVGLVAMVVAVSIGSILGAISGFYKGWVDTIVMRFTDIMMSIPSLPLLIILGALLSDLKVPPDQRIYIVMFLLGLLSWPSLARLIRGQILMLREQEFMQAAEVLGIRDSRKIFKHLLPNTFPLIIVVGTLLVGGSILSESVLSYLGLGVVPPTPSWGNMISAANNMYDFKTRPWLWVPPGVCIFLTVVSINIIGDALRDALDPKMKR